Within Limisalsivibrio acetivorans, the genomic segment GCGTTCCAGCCTTGAGAGTGAGGAGCTTATCTACGAGGATATGCGCTGGCTCATGATGGACTGGGACGAAGGTCCCCGCAAAGGGGGGGATTACGGCCCATACCGCCAGACCGAGCGGCTTGAGCTCTATAACGAGTACGCACAGAAGCTTATCGATAAGGGGCAGGCATACCGCTGCTTCTGCTCGAAGGATGAGCTTGAGAAGGATCGCGAGAAGGCCCGCATCGAAGGCAGAGCCTATAAATATAACGGAAAATGCAGAAACCTCAGCGATGATGAGATAAATCAAAACCTCAATGATGGCAGAGAGTTCTCCGTCCGATTCCGTGTGGATGTGGATGAGGTTCCCGTGGCGGATGCCGTTAAGGGTGATATCGAATTCAGCACCGACCCCATCGGCGACTTTATCATTGTCCGCCCCGGAGGGGTTCCCGTTTACAACTTCGTTGTTGTTATTGACGATGCGCTCATGAAGATAAGCCACGTTATCAGGGGTGATGACCACCTGAGCAATACCCCCAAGCAGGCACTCATCTTCGATGCCCTCGGCTTTAAAAGACCCGTATTTGCCCATATACCGATGATCCTCGGCCCCGATAAATCGAAGCTGAGCAAGCGTCATGGCAACACAAGCGTGGAGCAGTTCCGCAAACAGGGTTACCTCCCCGAGGCCATATTCAACTTCCTTGCCCTGCTCAGCTGGTCCGATGAGGAGGAGCGTGAGATGCTCGATGCAGAGGAGCTGATAAAGGTCTTTACCCTGAACCGTGTCTCCACCTCGGCAGCGGTTTTCGATTTTGACAAGCTGCGCTGGATGAACGGGAACTATATCCGCTCCAAGAGTAGTGAGGAGCTGGCGGAGATAGTGAAGCCCTTCGTGCAGGATGTCCTCCCCGAAGGTTTTGCGGAGAAGAATCCCGAACGCTATGAGAGGATGGTCTACTCCATACACGACAAGTTCGATATCCTCAGCGAAGCCGCAGATCAGCTGAAGGTATATTTCGAATTTCAGGAACCGGACGAAGCGGCGAAGGAGATCCTCGAGCTTGAAACAACCCCGGCGGTTCTTGAGGCATTCAAAACAAAGTCGCTTGAGTTGGGTGAATACATACCTGTGGATATGTTCAAGCCGATCCCCAAGGCCATCCAGAAGGAGACCGGCGCTAAGGGCAAGGCACTATTCATGGCGATACGTGTGGGGCTCTCCGGTTCCAGCAAGGGGCCTGAGCTTGATAAACTTGCAACACTTCTCCCCGTGGAGGAGCTTGTTCGAAGAATAGATAAAACACTGGAAATGATAACTAAATGAAAACTATTGGAATCATCGGACGCCCCAATGTGGGCAAGTCCACCCTTTTTAACAGGCTCGCCGGAAGGCGCATAGCCATTGTAGACGACATGCCCGGAGTAACCAGAGACCGGATAGAATTCACCGTTGAGTGGATGGGCAGACACTTCCGCCTTGTGGACACAGCCGGTTTCGACCTGAAAGAGGAGATCGTCAAGAAGGAGATGCAGAGACAGTTCCGCAACTCCCTTGAAGAGGCGGACCTTCTCATACTGATGGTGGATGCCCGTGACGGCCTTCACCCCCTCGATGAGATCGTATGCGACATGCTACGCGAGGAGGGGAAAAACTTCTTCGTCGTGGCGAACAAGGTGGACAGCGACAGCCTTGAAAACGCCGCATATGAGTTCTTCTCCCTCGGTGTTGAACATGTATATAACATCAGCGCCACCCACGGCCGGAATATCGACCAGCTTCTCGATGTAATAATCGAGTACCTCCCCGAGGATGACGGCGTTGAACCGGACTACAAGGACCGCATCAAGATTCTCGTAACCGGAAGGCCGAACGTGGGTAAATCGAGCATGGTGAACTGCTGGCTCGGTGAGGAGCGTGTTATTGTAACAAACATACCCGGAACAACCCGGGATGCCATAGATACCGTGTTCGATTACGAAGGTGGGCGCTATGTCCTCATAGATACCGCCGGAATCCGACGCAAATCCGTAATGTTCAAGGATAAGATCGAGAAATACGGCTACTTCCGCTGGGAGGATGCCGTTGAGCGTTCGGACATTGCTGTATGCATAATGGATGCAGTTGAGGGTATAACCGAGCGTGATGTGAAGGTTATCGCCGATGCATGGGAGGCGGGCAGGCCCGTTGTTCTCGTGCTTAATAAGTGGGATGCGGTACAGAACAGGGATGAGGCTGCGAAGAAGATCCGTAGTGATCTCGACTTCAAGCTCCAGTTCCTCAGCGATTCCCCTGTGATATACGCTTCGGCCGTTTCCGGGAAGAACTCTTTTAAGATCTTCGAGGCTGTGCAGGGGCTCTATGCGGACTACACGAAGCGGATCAAGACGTCGGAGCTTAACGAACTCCTCCAGGAGGCGCAGGAGAGGCATCAGCCGCCGGTTATCAGGAACCGAAGGCTCAAGTTTTTCTATATGACACAGGTTGCCTCCGCACCCCCTCAGTTCGTTATATTTGTGAACTACCCCGAGGCGGTACACTTTTCCTACCAGAGGTTTATCATAAACCTCATAAAGGAGCGCTACGGCTTTAAGGGAATCCCCATAAGGCTTTACCTGAGAAAAAGAGGGGATAAGAAGGAAGATTAGGTTTTTTGCCCCTCTGCGGGCTTGAAATCTTTATTAATCTGTTATATAAACCGTGAATTTACTTTAAAACGGTGTTTAAGAGGGTGCTATGAGATACGATCTTGCTAAAAGCGGAAACGGGCTTACCTATGAAATCAGAAATATTGTCGGAGTTGCAAACAAGCTCATGGAAGCGGGCGTGGATGTTTACTTCGAGAATATCGGGGATCCCGTTGTTAAGGGTG encodes:
- the gltX gene encoding glutamate--tRNA ligase, with the translated sequence MSVRVRFAPSPTGHLHVGNARTALFNYLFARNQGGAFILRVEDTDIERSSLESEELIYEDMRWLMMDWDEGPRKGGDYGPYRQTERLELYNEYAQKLIDKGQAYRCFCSKDELEKDREKARIEGRAYKYNGKCRNLSDDEINQNLNDGREFSVRFRVDVDEVPVADAVKGDIEFSTDPIGDFIIVRPGGVPVYNFVVVIDDALMKISHVIRGDDHLSNTPKQALIFDALGFKRPVFAHIPMILGPDKSKLSKRHGNTSVEQFRKQGYLPEAIFNFLALLSWSDEEEREMLDAEELIKVFTLNRVSTSAAVFDFDKLRWMNGNYIRSKSSEELAEIVKPFVQDVLPEGFAEKNPERYERMVYSIHDKFDILSEAADQLKVYFEFQEPDEAAKEILELETTPAVLEAFKTKSLELGEYIPVDMFKPIPKAIQKETGAKGKALFMAIRVGLSGSSKGPELDKLATLLPVEELVRRIDKTLEMITK
- the der gene encoding ribosome biogenesis GTPase Der — its product is MKTIGIIGRPNVGKSTLFNRLAGRRIAIVDDMPGVTRDRIEFTVEWMGRHFRLVDTAGFDLKEEIVKKEMQRQFRNSLEEADLLILMVDARDGLHPLDEIVCDMLREEGKNFFVVANKVDSDSLENAAYEFFSLGVEHVYNISATHGRNIDQLLDVIIEYLPEDDGVEPDYKDRIKILVTGRPNVGKSSMVNCWLGEERVIVTNIPGTTRDAIDTVFDYEGGRYVLIDTAGIRRKSVMFKDKIEKYGYFRWEDAVERSDIAVCIMDAVEGITERDVKVIADAWEAGRPVVLVLNKWDAVQNRDEAAKKIRSDLDFKLQFLSDSPVIYASAVSGKNSFKIFEAVQGLYADYTKRIKTSELNELLQEAQERHQPPVIRNRRLKFFYMTQVASAPPQFVIFVNYPEAVHFSYQRFIINLIKERYGFKGIPIRLYLRKRGDKKED